CAATAAGTAAAGCGTTATGGCTCACGCTCTTCGTTATAAGTTCTACCAAATAGAGCTTAAAAGTTTCCATAGTTAGTCAACGTGTAGCCAAATGTCGAAATCAAGAGTCGAGTTGACGGCGCTTGAGGGTCTTCGGCTTTTTCTATACTCTTGAAGCACTTTTCAACTTTAGGATAACGGATTTGACCATGACAGACGCGAACCGGCAGGCAGCGCTCGACTATCACGCCAACCCCATTCCAGGAAAGCTATCGGTCGAGTTAACCAAGTCCACCGCCACCGCTCGTGATCTGTCGCTGGCTTACAGCCCGGGCGTGGCGGAGCCGGTACGCGAAATCGCCGCCGATGCGGAAAACGCCTACCGCTACACCGGCAAGGGCAATCTGGTCGCCGTCATTTCCGACGGCAGCGCCATTCTGGGCCTGGGCAACCTGGGGCCGCTGGCCAGCAAACCGGTCATGGAAGGCAAGGGGGTGCTGTTCAAGTGCTTCGCCGGCATCAACTCAGTGGACATCGAGGTCGACGCCGAGAATCCGCAGGCGTTCATCGACACCGTGGCGCGCATCGCTGATACCTGGGGCGGCATCAACCTGGAGGACATCAAGGCACCGGAGTGTTTCGAGATCGAAAAGGCGCTGATCGAGCGCTGTTCGATTCCGGTCTTCCACGACGATCAGCACGGCACGGCGATCGTCACCGCCGCGGGCATGCTCAACGCTCTGGAGATCGCCGGCAAGCGCATCGAGGACGTCAACATCGTCTGCATGGGCGCAGGGGCCGCGGCGATCGCCTGCATGCGTCTTCTGATCAGCTGCGGCGCAAGCGCCGAGAACCTGGTGATGCTCGACCGGCGCGGCGTGATTCATAGTGGGCGCGAAAACATCAACGAGTACAAGGCGGAATTCGCTCGCGACACCGAGATGCGCACCCTCGATGACGCCATCGACGGCGCCGACGTCTTCATCGGCCTCTCTGGCCCCGGTCTTTTGAGCGCCGAGCAGGTCAAGAAGATGGCCGCCGATCCGGTCATCTTTGCCTGCACCAACCCGGACCCTGAGATCCACCCGGACGTCGCCCGCGAGGCGCGCCCGGACGTGATCATGGCCACCGGCCGCTCGGATTTTCCCAATCAGGTCAACAATGTACTGGGCTTTCCGTTCATCTTCCGCGGGGCTTTGGACGTGCGCGCCACGCGCATCAACGAGGCGATGAAGCTCGCCGCGGTGCATGCGCTGAAGGATTTGGCCCGCGAGCCGGTGCCGGAAGAGGTGCTCAACGCCTACGAGCGCACCGAGATGAGCTTCGGACGCGAGTACATCATCCCTACACCGGTAGACGTGCGCCTTCTAGAGCGCGTCTCCGCCGCCGTCGCTC
The window above is part of the Halomonas sp. GD1P12 genome. Proteins encoded here:
- a CDS encoding malic enzyme-like NAD(P)-binding protein — protein: MTDANRQAALDYHANPIPGKLSVELTKSTATARDLSLAYSPGVAEPVREIAADAENAYRYTGKGNLVAVISDGSAILGLGNLGPLASKPVMEGKGVLFKCFAGINSVDIEVDAENPQAFIDTVARIADTWGGINLEDIKAPECFEIEKALIERCSIPVFHDDQHGTAIVTAAGMLNALEIAGKRIEDVNIVCMGAGAAAIACMRLLISCGASAENLVMLDRRGVIHSGRENINEYKAEFARDTEMRTLDDAIDGADVFIGLSGPGLLSAEQVKKMAADPVIFACTNPDPEIHPDVAREARPDVIMATGRSDFPNQVNNVLGFPFIFRGALDVRATRINEAMKLAAVHALKDLAREPVPEEVLNAYERTEMSFGREYIIPTPVDVRLLERVSAAVARAAVDSGVARKPYPAHYPLKTINNVYGG